One Eretmochelys imbricata isolate rEreImb1 chromosome 9, rEreImb1.hap1, whole genome shotgun sequence genomic window, TCAGACAACTGCTCTTGCTAAAGCCATAAATACCTGAGGTGAAACAGGAGCCAGAAAGTAGAGTCATGTTTCAGGAGCTCGGCTTTGAGGTTGAGGCCACTTAAactcatgcatgcacacacaaaaacacaaatgaAGGTAGAAAGCCTCTGGTTTCAATTCTGCGAGAATTTCAGCTCAGCAGGAAACACCTCCACAAGCTGAAGGCTtttgctgctgccagggcagtATAGGTTGATGCAGTTCTAACCCGTTCAGATACGGAAAGGGAGGAAGATTGAACCCAATGATGAATCCGGGCACTCACTTAAATCCAGGGGGATCTAACACAAATGCCTCTGGTGATCACAGCTAtgacagcacagcatggagagagagagctccCACGGCATTTAGGTCAAAGCCAACACCTTAAAATCAGTGCTGTTCCAGCTTTCTCAACCCTCCTCCCCATTATGGATCAACATGCAGTCCCCAAAGCACACAAGCTCCTTCCCCTCATCACCACCCCCCACTAAAGTAACCAACCCAGTTCCCCCATCTAAAAATGCTGACCCAACCACCCCATCCATTCCAGATGGGGGAAATCTATTCAGTTCCTTCCCAACtaacaaccctcctcccccactacaGAAACCAATCCACTTCCTCTTAACAGCCCAGTGATGTACCAGCCGAAGTCCTGACCCCCTTCTAGAGGTGGAAAGTCCCTTCATTGTCTACCCAACTCCCCAGCCTTTCCGCCTGCCAACGACCCAACCAAGAAAACACCTCTCTGACCTCCCTATGAACAGCAGAATCCCACCTGACCCAAGGGAACCCAGAGCCCACCTCAACCCAAACCTTCCAAATGCTGCCAGTTCTAGACCCAAATACAAAGCCAAATGCTAGTCAAAGTGCAATGCCACTTCAGCTCCCGTCTTCTCCAGCTGGGGTGACTGCAGGGAAAGTTGTGGGAGCTCCAGCTATGGGAACAGAAGACAAGCCAAGCTGAACACAGCAAGGCAGCTAATTGCCTTCATAAAGCTTCCTTCACTTCTCGGTCTCTAACTCACGCACATTTTCCTCTACACTGGTCTCGCTTGATCGAATAAAACCGGAGCTTGTTCCCGCTCCATTCCACCTGTTTCCTGCTGGGTACTGCCAGATGCCCATCCTCCTGCCCACACACTGAGCTGAGGCTGCTCACCCCCACAAAAAAGGAGAAGCAACATCAGCTTCTCTGCTGCTCAGCAGCACAGTAGAGGAAGCGAACACATCCGCCCTGTGAGGAGGAATCTGCACGCTCATTTCTCAGTTCTCACAATAGTACTAAAGGCAACTGCTCCCAGCACCTAAAAAACACATTTCCTGTCCCACCCCGACTGCAGAGGGGCCAGCAGAAGGGACATGAGGATAAGAGACTGGTCGGCCCCTGTGCCTGGTACCTGGCATAGCagggggagcaggctgggagctgcggtcacAGCCTAAGGGAAGGGTATAAAGGAGGCTTTACACCACCATTGCACCCTACAgattctgggctgctgtgggggccAAAATCCaccctttccccaacccccagtgtaagttagagcagcccccagcgGCCTACCCTGCCATGATGGGCTGCATAGCAACCAAGAATCCCTGCAGAGCTCAACACTAGGGATAACACCCAACTTGatcagcctcctcccacactgcgCCCTCTGATCCTGGGGCCTGGGAGTTGGGGCAGCATAGTGCTACTGCTGTCAGCCCCGTGCTGCTCCTGACCTGGGggattttttccccatctctgaCGGTACCTGTATATCACCAGAGTAGCTGTTGGGCTGGAGCGGGGGCCAGAATCTGCCCCGTCCGAGCAGGTATGCTCTCATGGTGAAAGCACATTCCTGGGAgttaggagagctgggttctattccctcaAACTCGTGGTGTGGCACCAGGTACGACACTCAGGCCAAACACCTAGAGGGGATTAAAGTTAGTCATCTAAATCCATCTTCAGACACCTGAATAAAGGTGGGCTTATTCTCAGAGCTTGTGAACCTCCACACCTCAGCTTGCTTTTATTGAGGCAGCTGACTCTGGATTTAGGtgactaactttaagcacctaGGTTTGAAATGTTGGCCAAATTAGCTTTTGTGCCTGAACTTGCTCATCTGTGAAATAGGGGTAATAATTCCAACCTACCTCATGGAGGCATTGAGAAACATACGcaatggcccagatcctccagtggtgttgatccactgaagtcaaaggagctgcaTTTAGACTTAGTTTAGCATTTGTAAAGCTACTTGAAATCCTCAGACAGAAGGTGCTGCAAAGCACTTGGTGTAAGAGATACCAGCTCACTGATGTTAATCCCTTGAGACATGCTTTAAGAGTGTCCTGGAGACAGTAGCTTAGAGCAAATAGATCAATCATGTGACTAACATGAGATAACTGCATGCAATTAGCATGTTTCCGTTGCTAAAAACACATGTGGAGCCATAATTCAACAAAGCATTGGCCAAGCTCAAGTACATTTTTCCACAGCCATACAGAACTTCCGAGTGCTCTGACTTACCCTGGGGCAGGTGCactggaacaatgtgtacagtgcaggtgctgagagccactgaaccaactGTAACCCTGCATACGATGGAAACCAGTTcaagcacccctagttccagcacctgtgccctGCGGGCATTGCACACTGCGACCCAACCCCCCACTGGCACTGCGTGTTCATCATGCAGCGTCAGGGACCTGGCCCATGGTGTCAGCACAAGCAGAAGGCTAAGACACAAGGTAGAAGAGTCGGGGTGTGGGTGCATACACCAGAGAACacagagctgggcccagcccttaGCATGTGGTTTTCCTGTCTATAAACCTCCACCACAGGGAGGCCTCAAGTAGTAAGAAAAGCTCAGTGTACACTCCAGTCTAATGGCCTGGATGGGCGCCAATCGGGTCTCAAATTCTGTGCTTGTAGCACTgctcacagggcctgatcctgcaccactaaAACCAACAGAAGCTTTGCCACTCACTCAGCAGCTATAGGATTAAGCCCCTAATGGGTTAAATCTAAAGCAGTGATTCCTAATTAAATTCTTCTGCGAATAAATCCATAACAGAGGAGAGATGTTAATGGATACAATTCTCATTCCCTATGAAGGCTACCAGTCATGTCTTCTACCCCTTTGTAGCTGGCCTTCCTTTGCGAGGCACTGCCCTACAAGTCCCTGACCCTACCGTCCCTCAGTCCGCCAGCCCATTGTAAACACCCCCATTGCCTTGGAGCAGTGGCCGTTTGTCCCAGGCACTCTAACCTCCTCAGAGACCTGCTCCGAGTGGCTCTTTGTATCTTATTTGATTTTGGCAATTCATCTGTGCATCGTTACGTCCCACTGACATCGGTAACCATCTCATTCCCATGGCTCAGTAGCTACGCTGCAGATACAGCCCCGAAGTGACTGCTATTTCCACCTACCAAAGACACTGGAATaaaggaatggaaaaaaatacaggaattaaaaacaaacaagattcaACTAGCACGAGCTACCACTGGGGATGGTACTCATGTAGTGCCACATTGTCTGCAGATGCGTGTATATTTATAGCCTATCACCGTCTCACTTCTATCCTGTTGTTCTGGATTTGTGTCATTAGAGAACTGCTTACGGGCAAAAGAATAACTGAAATTGCTCAAGGGTTTCCCCAGCCCGGGACTTACCTTGGTCTCAGTTATTTCTGTCTAAAATATAAATAGCAACAAGTTTTTTCCAAGTACTTGTTTCCCCTGTATGAAGAGCATCTCCTAGCTCCGACACCAGCGCAGCTCAGACACACATGGAACTGGAGCGGTCCATGTTCTACTCAGAGAATGGCCCACCTTCCCACaccagagagagaggaaagaaaagaagtgCACAAGGAGGAAAGGTAAACCAGAGCTGAACAGCTGAAGTGACACCTTGTCCCAGAGTACCACCTGGCCATGTGGGGCTCTAGCTCATCAGTACTGCTGGGCTTCCTTCAATAGGGCCGGATCCCCAGAGATGCTgaaccaatgggaactgcagatgctgagcacctcagAGGATCAGGTCCATAAATAACATGAGGCACATCAGAATCCTTTTACAATCACTTTGTATGTCAATAGCTCCTTTAAACAGAAGATGTCAAAGCATTTTCCAGCTGAATTCCCCCTGGAAGGTATGCAAGTATTAGTATCCCCTTTGTACAAAAAGGTAAATTGAGGTACAAGTGGGTAAGTAACTTTTCCAAAGTGTCATAGACTCAGTGGcaaaggcaggaatagaacccaggagtcctgactctctgtTCCCTCTTCCAGAGATGGAAGGGAAAGGCACAGACTGGTCCCTCCTCTTAtggaccctgatccagcaaatcaaTTAAGAatgggagtagtcccattgacctcaataagACTGGTCACaagcttaagtgatttgctggatcAGCGCCATGCCTCCTTAGGATTGAACCAATCCCCTCAGATCACGGTGCTTATTCTGCCCACTTTTATAATAAAAAGCAAGTGCTCTGGGCCccatttctttcccctttccctctttcATTCCCAGGCCAGTGGTTTGAATAGAGGCATGCATCTTGCATCATGACCTGCATCAAAGATGCCAAACAACCTTTCACCATCTCAGTGGCTAGTCCCGTTCACAGCAGCTTCTCAGTGCACAGGCTCTGGCTTGTGCAGAGCATGACTGCCTACCTCCTCATCGGGCAGCCACTGTGACCACACCTGCCATCTGCCCTCATCTCTCTACTTGGTCCCAACACCAGGACATGGTCCTATCGCATCTTCAAAACCATTAGTGGGCATGGCCCTGCTACATCAGTGACTGCATCTCCATTCACCATCTTTTGGTACAATCCAATTTACAAAATCAAGGACAAAGTACATGAGAGCTAGAAATAAAGTGCTCAGTCCTCAGTTGTGGGTGATCTCCTCTAGGCACAGTCgaggtgggagggcagggaacaAAGGTGGCTCTAAGCCATCTTTATGGGTCCCCACCACTAGGGCCAAATAGGTTCTTTCTATCCCCCAGAACCATGTAGAGCAGTCTCAGGCCTGTTCTAAATTGTGCCAGCTGCAGCAGCTTCTTTGGTGTTGACCTGGCAGATATTGGACTGAGGCCACGCTAAGAGCCAATTGTTTTGGAATGTCAGTAAATCTCAGACcaacactccaccagagaaatcTGAGCAGCATTACAGAAATAAAGTctgaagaaagagaaaatgtgcTGGGGTGGTAAGAGATTTCTCAACCACAAAACCCAGAGCACCATCAGTTTTCATAGTTCATGGGCGCTTCTTCCAATAGGTTCAGTTTTGACTTTAAAAGTACctatttcaatctctctggcaaACAAGACTTAAGGTCAGAAGCACCCTTATAGATTCTTCTTATTCTGCAGACTTGCACGAGATCTAGTCACCAGTCTACCTACCTACCTGTCTCATCCATCTAATAGTTTTATTAGAGTGCCCATCTAAGTACTTCCTAGGCAAGTTAGATTTGCAAGGAAAATTCTGGTGGAAGGGAATTATCTTCTTCAGCCCCTTCCCTACTCTCTTTCCCACCCCAAAGTCACTCCTTACTGGTTACAGAGGGAAAGATTTATGGAAGAGAAGAGTCTTGCAATAAGCATGAATGTGATGAGGCCCTGGATTAGTCTAATCTCAGGAAGTTCATTTCACAGACAAATCTCTTGACCAAGAATGCTTTAGGCCAGATCCTGGTTCCCACTATGGTCCCTGTATGGCTCCAGCACAGCTAAGTGGCTTCAGAACCAACTTAGTGAGCTGAGAACATCCTAATGTAGGGGACAAGTACCATGCCACTCTTCACACCGCTCCCTGACCAGGATATGTGGCCTGTGGGGAATGCgtaggtgcttagatactatggtgatgagcacttAATAGCCAGTGTGAGTTACAATAACGCCCAGATAAACATGATCATTTTCACCCTCTGTACCTCAAAACCTTGGAATCCCCATATTCACCCCTGTCATATAGttatgatatatttcatacaaagatGCCATGAAAGATATCATATGAaaagtcatgatctgctgaaatttattgttctgtccaaatatgtatatcattagtgtgtGTGAATTTATGAGATTTTGCTGAATGGCTATTACTGAAATATCTTATaagttactctgaaacttataagtTTGAGAGTCTCTAATGCTAGTTCTCCAGTGACAATGACAAAGGAAGTGACCAACATTCAAGCGGGTGTTGAACAATCGTCACCAGACATTGACGAGCAAGAGAATAGTAAACGGGATTTACCATACAATGACAGTTGCACAAGCACCACACAAAGGGGACTGTTCAACTCTATGACTCAGTTGCACAAGACCACACCAGGATTGTTCaaccctgtgactcagcaaggccaaCCAGGCATACTTGGACTAGTGTCttccaggcacatggactgaggatatagAACAGGGGACAGTAGCATCATGCTTCTGCCTTTCTCCTCCCGCACCTGTGCTGGAATCAACAAGAACACTGGGAAGACAAAGATttcaactgaggagactggtcccaggcttgaGAGAGAAGCCTGTGTGTCCAGTGTGGTGAGCAAACTGCTTGATCTAAATACTATCTAGTGTAACAAGATTTAAGATTTAGACTGTGGTCTGATCTTTTATGTCTACCagttataatcatttaaaatctatctctctgtagttaataaatctgttttatattttacctaaaactgtGTTTTGGTTGAAGCGCTTAGAAAATCTCAACTCAGTTTACAAATGGTGAggggggcagactgggtaataaacttacactggtcaggcttctgacacaggcaagatggtacagctctggggtgcaaggctgggaaactggggggaattggctggtgcatttctctgtgtgattcatgagtggctttgggagcattcatgcaatctagctgggtgtggggatccacatgctgttgtgctgagtaaTAATAGCACCCAGAGGGGTTTGCTCCTTTTCACTAGCATGGtattgtgagagacaacccaaGCAGGAGAGTTAAGGGGacacagttccaggttgcaccccagggtTCCCATCCCACACCCACACTAACTCTTTGGATAAATGAGGATTTAGCCAACACTTCCTTGCACTTACAATTTTTATCTTGTGTTTTAATATAGAAGTTGCCAAATAAAAatttacagaagaaaaatgttaataaaaataaagtgaatatAATTTATTCTTGTATCTTGCATTCAATATTTTACATTATTCCcaacctgttttttttaaatggcctctTCTTTAATTGGGATAGCTACTTAAACACAATTAATGACATCACAGTGGATAGCCTAGAAATGTTCAACTGTATTGTTCTACACATCTTATCAAACAAATCTAATCATCACTTGTATGTGTTTGTAAGTCAAGAACAGCTGCCAATTCCATTCAGTTGTCATGTGCTTGTTTCTATGGAGACCAAAATGTAAATATGATAGATGTGTTCTCTCACTGCTGTTATTGTTGCTGTGGATATGGGTTCCAGTTTCAAATCTCTTTGACCTTCTTTTTTTAAGGGGTGAAAATTTGCAACAATCACAGATTGAAATTTGACATATTAAGTCGTATCCAAGTGAAAAACATTTCtgggtttgtttcttttaataaagCCTCACCCtcaaaaaacattaattaaagTGTGCACTTCAAAGTTTAATCATTAAGGTGATGGGGACTTTTTTTTACATTATACAGCTCAAAATaagttgattaaaaaataaagtttagcAAGGGGATCATCTATGCAGTTTAACCTTGATCATTAATTTACAAAGACTACCAAAGGATTTTAAATGGGGTAGATATTTAACTCTGAAAAACTGGTTGAGCAATAACCACACTGTAATAAATATAATGAGGATTTTCACTCTCACACTTAACCTGCACATTCTATTTTGCACATAATACGTATACAATATTCTCATTTACTCAACTGAGAATTAATTAGTCCTTAAGCAAACCAACCCCCCTTCTGCTAATCAGCATTCAGGTGACTATATAATGTAAAACAGTTTTTGTATAACAGAAAACCATATATCTcctgatactatggtgatgaataAATGTATAACGTCTGAGGGTGACAGTGGGGAGGGAAAAGCAACTGTACATCCTCGCACTCTGATTGGCTAAGACTGTTCAATTTCAACATAAATTCAAGTAAATTGTCATGAATGGGAATTTATGTTTCCAATTAGGAGAAAATAGATCCCTGTAGGCCTTAACTCAGAACTGCAGCTTCATTGGTTTATATTAATAGTGTATACATATGCATATTTGCTTTATATTTCACAGGACTTATAGACCCTGAACTCCTTTCCTTAGGCACCAGTGAAGCATCCTCTagcaaacagatttcagagtagcagccgtgttagtctgtattcgcaaaaagaaaaggagtacttgtggcaccttagagactaaccaatttatttgagaagtgagctgtagcttacgaaagcttatgctcaaataaattggttagtctctaaggtgccacaagtaccaaAACAGAGATAGATCTCTCCTGCCTCTCACTCTCTGGCATCCAATGAGTCCACTTTGCAGCTGCCTCATTGGTTTTTCTTAATATTTGCCCTTTCCTCATCATGATCCTCACCTTTCCCTTCTGAATTTCTCTCCCATTTACTCATTTTCAGTGTCTTAAACTCCACTCTCATTACTCCAATCACTAATTCTCCTGCCTTCTGACTCCATGTTGAACCCTGTGCTCCCTGAGTTAAACTCCAAGTGCCTCCATTGTGCTTCCCAGCAGAAGGCCCTACCCCTGCCCAGAGCAAAGGGAGAACATGCACCAGGAAGCGACACACTCAAAATGCAGCAATGAGAACATCAGAGAGCCAGTATCCTGGCCACTCCCTCCAAAGCACCCCTGCTCACTCTGCTCTCGGCCCCTCACAGGGATCACAGAGTTACTACTCTGCCTGCACTCTGTGAGCCAACAGCCTACTCCTTTCCCCACAGAGATCAGTATGGGCTGGACACTCTGTACTGGTTTTTCACCATTTGAAGCAGCTTGTGCTTGAAAGTAAGGAAGATGACAGCAAAGGCAACTAGCAGGgtcaggcaggcagggagagtAAGCACCAGGTACAGCAAAGCCATATTCACTGTCATCCACCTGCAGCTCTGGAGCACAGACTCAGGCAGTCTCACTGTATGAATAATTTTAGAGGAGTAGTTGCAGGTGACCTGCCCCTTGTCCACAACACGCACTGTCCTGAGACTGTGAAGGAAGTCCCACCACTCCAGTTTGCAGCAGTCAAATGGGTTCTGGCTGAGGTAGAGCACACTCAGACTCCTCCCAAGTTGCATCTGCATTGAGTGCTGTGGAAGAGAGGGAAGATGGTTTCTCCGGAGATCCAGGGTATGCAGTTTCAGACCACTCAAGGACTCCGGAAAGCTGGTCAGGGAGTTTCCTGAGAGGTCCAAACTTACCAAGTTCTGAAAGCCAGAGAAGTCAATGTCTTCCATGGTGGAAGAGAGGCCAGTGTTCCTGAGAGATAAAACCTGCAGCATTAGTGCAATATCTTGTAGAGGTTGCAGGCCCCTAGCCAGTGCTCTCTGATTGTTAGACAGATCTAAGTGTGTTAGTGATGTCCCACTGAAAGCATTGCTCGCCAACATTTCCAGGCCACACCCAGCCAAGTAAAGTTTCCTAAGGGATGTTACATTCCTTAAGTCTATGCAGATGGAATACTCAGACCCATCTGCATTAGCTTGCTGGGGACAGAGGTCTATGTGGTTGTGACTGAGGTCAATTGTAGTGATCTCTGTGTGGGTGAAAATGTTAGGCGGCACCCTCTGCAACCTATTGGCACTCAGATTAAATGATCTAAGGTTTGGCAGGGTGCCTTCAGAACCTAGGTCCACCTGCAGTTCTGAGAGCTGATTCTGGCTGAGATCAAGGTCCATGAGCATGCCCAGTGGTTCTCTCTCCTGGATGTGAAGGGTCTCTAAGCAATTCTGGTTGAGCTTCAGGTGGGAGAGGGAAGTCATCCTTCCCAGGAAGCCATCAGGGAGGTACCAGAACTGGTTTTGGCTCATATCCAGAAAGCTCAAGGAAGAGAGATTGCTCAGGCTGATCTCTTCCCAGAGATTGAGGGTAGTGACATTAGTGGTATTGCCCTCTATGAGAAGGAACTGCACTGTGACATCCATGAGGGATGTAGCATTGGGAAGTTTGCGATAAAAGCTCATCTCATTGTCCCTCAGCAGCAGGGAGCGCAGTTTGCTCTGTCTTGGTAGTAGCGGGAAGAACAAGAGCCGGTTGTGGGAGAGATCTAGCGTCTCCAGCTCAAAGACAGCATCACCCTCTATGGCCAGGAACCACTCGATTATGTTGTTGCTGGCATTAAGAGTCTtgagctgggtcagaccaaactcCACGATGCAGGGAATGTAGTTGTAGGCCAGATTAAGCATCTGCAGGCCCTGCAGGCCTTCAAAGGTGCCCCCCTCGATCTCATAGATGTAGTTCTTCTCCAGGTTCAGCTcctgcagctggctcaggcttTCGAAGACAGAGGAGTCCAAGCGCATTATGATGTTTCTGGCCATTGACAAGGACTCCAAGGAGGACAGGTTGCGGAGCATGGTAGCCACCATGTCCTCAGTGAGATGATTCCCAGACAGGTCCAGTTTCCTCAAGGCTGGTAAGGAGTGAAGAGCAGCTGCCGTCACAGAGTAGTTTGTAAAGAGGGTGTTGTCTGCCAAGGAAAGATTTTTGAGGTCTCTGCTGCCAAGGAAGGCCCCAGGTTCAATGAGTTCCAGTCTGTTCCCACGCAGGCTCAGTGTCTCCAGGTTTTGGTATTGCAGCAGAGAGGTATTCTTTAGGGTCCGTATAGTGTTGTGATCCAGGGAAAGCATCTCTATGTCAGCTGGGAGGTCTGCTGGGACTGTGCCTTGCCATCTCCCATTGCAATCCACAGCTCTGTGCACCTGAAACAAGAAATAcaaatatatctatatctatatataaacaACACTGGAAATAGTGAAACTGGGGGCAAAGGCTTAGAGTTCAGATAGGAGAGGGTGCACAACATCTGATTCTTTATTTTCTGCCATCATCCTGACCTCTCCGCCTCTTCCAGACGACAAACATCAGATGGTAGCAGCAGTAATTTTTGCCTGAATCACTGATATGGTGAGGCCTGtgggctgctgggggaagacGATAACTGCCCCTCAAAAGACATACAAGATCAGATTGGCCTACTCTGAAGTTACAGCCAGGGTCTGCTTTCCAGCTCACCAACTATGTTCCCTATATCCCTTTACGACTCCCTTCTGCGATGCACTGGAAAGCAGAGCCTGCCTATGGGAGTAAACCAGGGCAGAACATGACCCTGCTCCAACATTCTCCCTGCCCGCCTACCCTGTTGGAATAGCACCAGCCACTCCTGGAGGCTGAGTCGCTGACTTGCACCCTGCATGGCtccacaggcagcagcagcatggagcaGAGCCCTGGTAGAGCAGACCTGCTGTTAGAACTCCCACTCAGTGGATGTGGATCAAGAGATTGCATTGCGGGGGGAGGCAGTATCCTTGAGCAGATGAAAAAGAGGATCACAGAGTACAGAGCAAATGAGGGACCAGGAAGAAAGAAAGGGGACTCCCCACCAAGGAGTGGGAAAGAGCCAATCAAGAAGAAAGAGGGATTTGGAATGATGCAGAGAAGGGGGTTCGGGGatgcaggaagaggaggagaaattaAGGGTGCAGAGcaccagaggagaggaaggttgATCTTTTGATTAAGacgctggactgggactcagattCTGGGTTCAGCTCCATGTTCTGCCCCAgagtccctgtgtgaccttgggtgagacACAATCTCTCTATGCCTTCCTCAACCCCTCATTTGTAAAACATGAACAGCAGCATTTCCTCTCCTGTCTTCTCTACTTAGACTGTAAaatctttggggaaggggctgtctcttactttGTGTATGCACAGGATTAGCACAATGATGTCCTGGTCTCATCTGGGACCTCTAGGCACTAATGTAGTACAAAcaaaaagaggagaaaacaggACAAGAAGAGGAAAGAACCAAAaagaaactggagaaaatccacCCTGTTCTAATCAGTCCTCTTATCAGACAGAAGCTGGCTGCCTGAAGCAGAACCAGTTCTGTCAGCaggaagcagcacagaaggaCTGAAATCACCTAGACTGGCCTAAAGGAGGAAGGCTAAGAAATGGCAAAAGTAATGCAGGGGAAGCGTTGTATTTGGTTTGTTATCACATGCCAGGCCAGATCCTCTGAAGGACTCAGTACCCACaataaggaccagattttcaagctCAGTTCTATTCACCTAAGTAAGCGGTCAGATTTTCTGCAGAGCTCTGCACATTGGTCAGTATGTTGGGTGCAGCTGAGCTCTTTTACAGATCTGGCCTCAGCTGTGGAtgttgagcacttgaaaatctatCCCTTAGCGTGTAAGCTCCTGGGGCATCTTCCTCTGCTTGCCGTATAGCCTCAAGCATACTTCACTGATCAGCAAATAAGCATCATTTCCAGacagggagctgcagctgctcagcacctctgaaaatcaggcccaagataCCAGAAGttacccaaaaattgaggcacctagaaatcagtggccacttttcaGAGTATACACAGTATTTCCAAACTCCCGCCGCCCCTCCTATTTGTGAATCACAATCTCTAGCCTATGCAGCTTCTTCATTTGGCATCACTCACCtcatttctatatttttattagTTTCAAAGAAAAGGGAATAAATGCTGTTCCTATGGCAATATTTACATTACAATGCCCTATTCCACTTTATCAATCAACTCCACGAGACGCCCTGCTTCATTCACTGTGCACCAAATAAGCTTCTTGCCTCATATTCAAAAATGGCAAACCAGGTTTTGCTCACATTTAAGAAAACCCAACAACTTTGGGCTGAGATAAAGTCTGGAAAACTGCAGCCTGATGGTGAAAGTCATAGGCTAGAATGAAAACAATGGAACAGAGCCTACACTGAGCAGTCACTGCCAGTGCTTCTAGAGTACATACTCAGAATATACACCTGCTTTTCCGAAGGCAGAGTGCAGTGAGACGTGAACAATTAACAAGTTCACGGGTTTGCATAAGAGGACTCACTAGTTTGCAGGTCCTGTGATACGTTGCCAGGGCCATTCCAGTCTTGTTTCCCCATCCTGCTACTATAAAGACTAAACTCAGGAAGAGACTGAGAAACACTGACTCCATCTCAACAGCAACAGTCCTGCAAAGAGAGAAACCAAAGATAAGACACATTTGAAAGATCTGCTCTGCTTTTTTCCCTTCATTCATGATTATTTTTTGGCACACCAAAGGATTTCCCAGGAACATAAGACGAGACAGTCTCTGCCTCCCAAACTTTCTTATACGGAACAGGGATTTTAGATCCTTTGTCAGCACAAGATCAGACTTGGGC contains:
- the NRROS gene encoding transforming growth factor beta activator LRRC33, which translates into the protein MESVFLSLFLSLVFIVAGWGNKTGMALATYHRTCKLVHRAVDCNGRWQGTVPADLPADIEMLSLDHNTIRTLKNTSLLQYQNLETLSLRGNRLELIEPGAFLGSRDLKNLSLADNTLFTNYSVTAAALHSLPALRKLDLSGNHLTEDMVATMLRNLSSLESLSMARNIIMRLDSSVFESLSQLQELNLEKNYIYEIEGGTFEGLQGLQMLNLAYNYIPCIVEFGLTQLKTLNASNNIIEWFLAIEGDAVFELETLDLSHNRLLFFPLLPRQSKLRSLLLRDNEMSFYRKLPNATSLMDVTVQFLLIEGNTTNVTTLNLWEEISLSNLSSLSFLDMSQNQFWYLPDGFLGRMTSLSHLKLNQNCLETLHIQEREPLGMLMDLDLSQNQLSELQVDLGSEGTLPNLRSFNLSANRLQRVPPNIFTHTEITTIDLSHNHIDLCPQQANADGSEYSICIDLRNVTSLRKLYLAGCGLEMLASNAFSGTSLTHLDLSNNQRALARGLQPLQDIALMLQVLSLRNTGLSSTMEDIDFSGFQNLVSLDLSGNSLTSFPESLSGLKLHTLDLRRNHLPSLPQHSMQMQLGRSLSVLYLSQNPFDCCKLEWWDFLHSLRTVRVVDKGQVTCNYSSKIIHTVRLPESVLQSCRWMTVNMALLYLVLTLPACLTLLVAFAVIFLTFKHKLLQMVKNQYRVSSPY